The DNA sequence CGGCCTACCTGTAGCTACAAAAGCAATCCGCCTCATCCGTAAGCAGTTTCCAAAAGCAAAGCTACGGGTGCTCTACCCATCCATCGTAGGGAAGTATCGCAAGCAGGCAGAGAAATTACTGCGTACGCCAGGTGTCGCCGATCACGGTCAGAAATCGATGTGGAAAACAAAAGAAATGATCGTCAAAAGCGGTATTGGCGTAGCGCTGCTCTACGACAATACGCAAGACCGCAACCCTTCCCATTCGTACCTGTCGCGGATCCTAGAGTGTATGGGTCTCGGTGTTCCCGTTCTGACGACGCGAACGATTGGAAATCTCGCCTTGCTCGGAGCTAGCTACCCCTTGTTCGTAGAAGATGCACATGATATCGTGTACCACTACGAAAATCTGAACAACCCCGTTTTCTATGAAGAAATGTGTCGTTATGTCAAAGAACGCGGGCAACGTTTCCTCGCCGATGAGGCAGTGAAATCTTTTTGGGACGTGATGCATGACGAATACAAACGCGGGATCTAGTTAGAAAACTTGGCTGCGCCAATCTTTTTTGGTGAAGCCTTAGTACCCAAAGGGCACTAGTCTCGCCATCTCACTATCATTCGAGGTCTCGCTATGTTGAACTTATACTGGATAGGAATCTTATAAATTCCTATCTGTGCAAAAAAGCCAACACGCTGCATGGGCAGTCGAGTTGGCTTTTGTCTATTTCATCATTTTCCCCATGCGGTACGCCGCCTCTTTAATAAAGGGAGCGTACTGCCTCATTTTTTCCTGTGTCAGTCGGTTAGATGGCCCAGAAGCAGCAATCGATGCCACCAACTGTCCATTCCGGTTAAAGATTGGAGCTGCCACCGCTGCGGTTCCTAACTCCCGCTCTTCTACGCTCGTAGCAAAGCCTTGCTGCTTGATTTGTTCCAGTTGCTCCGCATAGGATTCCCGGCTCACAAAGTCCGGCCAATCGGGATCTTGCAAAAGCTCCTGCGCCACTGATTCTTCCGTATACGCGACTAACACCTTGCTGGACGCTCCTACCGTCAACGGCATGCGGGCTCCAATAGGGGCCACCCTACGGATCGGTTGCTTGCTTTGTACCGCCTGAATACGAATCCGTTCGTTCCCATCCCGCACGTACAAGCTGATCGTTTCTTCTACCAAATCACGCAGCCGCTCCATTTCCGGCAATAGCATAATGGCAGGGTCGTCGTTATGAGTAAGGTTTGCGGACAATTCCCAGATTCGAAAGCCAAGACGATATTTTTCTGTCTGGACGTCCCTGATGAGAAAGCCTTTGTTTTCTAGCGTTGCCAGCAAACGATGCACCGTGCTTTTATGCAACGAGAGTCGACTGGAGATTTCACTCAGGCCCAAATCGGTAGCATCCGTAAAACAAAGCAGGATATCCAGACCCCGTTCAACCGCCCGCACGTTTGCTTTTTGTTCTTCCATCTTTCTTACACCTGCTTCCTTCGTGGTTCCGTACGTTTCATCTGATGAAACTAATATGCTACTTTTCAGTATACGAAAAAAATGTGCATAGTAAAGAGCTTAAATCACACACCGTGTTATTTGTTCCCGTTTCCTAACAGGTAGGGCACTCCCACAAGCGATGAAACAAAAGGTACATACATTAGAAGAGAAACACCTCTTGTTTCAGATCAGGATTGGGGGAATGACCTCACATGGCTAGAAGCGAAACAAAATTGACCAAATACTACGTACTGCGCGCCAGTTCCCCACTCGTAGGGGCACTGCCGCACACTAGGCCTTTTAGCAAAAGGTCTCTCTATGCTTTTCTCGATCGGTATCGCAAGGTGATCGCCAAACCAGCCTCTGGCAGCGGTGGCGCAGGAGTCATCATGATATCCAGCCACGGGCAAAGCTCATATCGTGTTCAGCGTGGGGCGACGCGGCGAACTACCCGTGGAAAAAAAGGCACCTATCTATATTTGCGCAGGAATATCAGGACTCGTTATTTGGTCCAGCGTTGCATTTCCCTTGCCCGCATAAATGGGCGTCCTTTTGATGTACGCGTGATGGTCCAGAGGCGCTCAGGCTCTCATTGGGTCGTCACAGGTATGCTCGCCAAAGTAGCAGGCAGAGGGTACATCATTACCAACGTCAAGCGCAGTGGCGGGCGTGTTCTCCCCCTGCGCACCGCCATCCGACGTGCATCGATCCGCAGGTCCTCCACCGATGCCATCATCGCACGTCTACACCGTATCGCTCTGCTCGCTGCAAACAGGCTAGCCACCTACTATACTCACCAACGGGTATTCGGCTTAGACATGGGCATTGACGCGAATGGCAGGGTGTGGATCATCGAAGCCAACCTGCGCCCGGATATCTCCCTGTTTCTCAAGCTATCGGATAAACAGATGTACCGCAAGATCGTGAGCTATCAGTAAACAGCCAGGTACGAAAAAAGGGTAGCCGCTTTCAACGGCTCCCTTTCTTTTTCAGGAAGGTATGTTAGAAATTGAAATTGTCCGGGTCAGCCCCAAAACGTTTGTTTTCATTAAGGGCGTTGATTTTTTCCACATCTTCTGCACTGAGTGAAAAGTCAAACACATCTGCGTTTTGACGAATTCGCTCTGGTGTGATCGATTTTGGAATGGTCACGACTTGTTTGTCCAAATCCCAGCGGATTACGATCTGTGCTGGTGATTTGCCGTACTTTTGCCCCAGCTCCACTAGCAACGGATGATCGAGATTCCCTTGCATAAGTGGGCTCCACGCTTCCATCTGAATGTGATGCTCTTGGCAGTAAGCGAGCAATTCTTTCTGGGTGAGCAGTGGATGGTATTCGACCTGGTTGACGACCGGAGTGACTTCGCTGTTCTGGCGCAAATCCTCCAGATGGTGACTATGGAAGTTGCTGACACCAATCGCGCGTACATAACCATCGCGATACAGTTTCTCCAATGCTTTCCACGTCTCTACATACTTGCCTTTGACTGGCCAGTGGATCAGATACAAATCCAGTGTCTCGATACCGAGTTTTTTCACACTATCATCGAATGCTTTCAGCGTGGATTCATAGCCTTGATCGGCATTCCACACCTTGGTCGTGATGAACAGCTGATCCCGATCGATACCGGCTTGACGGATTCCGTCACCAACACCAACCTCGTTGCCATAGACGGCAGCCGTGTCGATACTGCGGTACCCCGCTTCAATGGCAGAACGGACAGCGAGTGTTACTTCGTCACCGTCTTTCACCTTCCAGACACCCAGTCCTAGCCAAGGCATCTTCACCCCGTTGTTCAATACCGAACTATCCGTGATATGTGTTGCCATCTGATCTCCTCCCGTCGTCCGCTAAATATGTACGTACAATAAGTAAGTGTAGCACAAGTGGACTACCAAAAAAAGGGTTTCAAATGCACATACCCTGTTTGTTTAATACAAGCGATTTTTATAGCTGTCCGCCAAGCTGGAAGCCACATCTTTTGCGGTCACATCCGGGAGCTTCACATGATCAGCCAGCACCTGGGACATATTCGGGATCGACTCTTTCTGCGGCCATTTTTCTGGATTCCAAAGTCCGGAACGCATGAAGGCCTTTGCGCAATGCACGTAGCATTCTTCCACTTGCACGGCAATCCCAACAGCAGGTACTTTACCGTTTACGGCCATTTTTTCGAGTACTTCTGGGTCGCGCATGACACAGGCTCGTCCGTTAATGCGAAGCGTTTCTTCCAAGGTAGGAATGATGAAAATCAAACCGACATGCGGGTTTGCCAGTACATTTCGTAGTGAGTCCATACGCTTGTTACCAGGACGCTCGGGAATCACTAGATGGCGATCATCGAGTACATGTACAAAACCCGGTGCGTCTCCCCTCGGGGATGCATCACAGTTGCCATCCACGTCAGCTGTCGAGAGAATGAGAAACGGCGCTTTTGCTATATAATCACGGCAATGTTCATCCAAATGATTGATCGACTTGTTTTGAACCAGACGACTAGGTTCACCGAGTAACTCTCGTAGCTGGGATTCTTCGGTTATGACTTCTCGAAATTTTTCGAATCCATGCACGCTGAACACCTCTTTTTCCATGTTTTGGTTTGTATACCCTTTTCCCATGATAACATAAAGTGTGCTGCATCCCCTGTGCTCTTCTCGTTCTCAGTCGTTCATGTTGTCATAAAGTGCTCGCTTGCCTTCTACATACTGCTGGATGTAGTGAACCGATTGGGCACTGAGACAACGATCTTCTACCATCATCGGGGTATATCGGGAGAGTCGCTGCAAATAAGAGCTGACAATACTCGTACTCACGATAAGATCTGGTTTGGCCTCAATAATCGCGTCCAGTGACGCTGGATATTCCAACGAGCCAATGAGCAGCTCCACATGTGACATTTCCGCATTGACGATCGATTGGCGAAAATTATCCGCTCCTTGCCACGTCGTCCCCGCGATCCCCACCTTGCTTCCGGCTGGCAGTTCATGCAGTCTCTTGATACTCTGCAGATTCGATTCCATGAGGCATGCGATGACCTTGGGTTCATTCTCGCCGCACAGCCGTGTGATGATAGGCTGCACTTCTTCCACATGGAGGAACGTCGTTACGATCAGGTCGTAGTAGCCACTCTGGATGCTGCTTCCGAGCAAATCCAAGTCCTTGATTAGGCAAGGCTTCACGACGTATCCGGTCGCTTTCTCCAATTCCACCGCGTATTCTTGCGCTTGTGGGACGTTGCACTCGACAAATAGCAGGACAGGCTTGGTCGCTTTCCTGAGTGAGTATCCCATCGTCATCGATGTTCCGGAAAAAGCATGAGGATCATCGGGCTGTTCTTGAGACATTTCCATGTCCAGCTCTTGGTCCAAAGCTGCCCCCAGGATTCGGTCGCTTCCATGAGGAGGCTGGGAATGTACAAATACACCATCGTCTGAATTGGTCTGGACATACCCCTCCTGCTCCAGCTCTGTATATGCTTTTTGTACGGTATTTCCGTTCATGCGCAAAAAACCAGCAAGCTCTCTTGCGCTAGGCAATTGCTCTTGGGGTTGATAAAGTCTCTCATGAATTAACGTCTTAATCTGTTCCTTCAGTTGAACATGTATGGGAATGGAGAGAGTTTCGTTGACAGACACTTTCATCGGGTCACCTCTGACAAGAAAGGATGCAAGATACAGTCATCGTACAATGCTTCAGTGATTTCTAGCAAGAGCGAACTATCAGATAATAGGACTGTGAAAACACTTTCATCGTTTCATAAAAAAGCACCGGATTCCTAAAGACATCCGGCCTCTTTTATTCTTGCCTTCAGACAGCTTGCATCCACATCTGAAACAGCCCTTCCGATATTCCCAGGTTGTACATATAATAGCATCCGAAAGCGACGCTGATGATGCCTGTAATCCGGGTTAATGCGGCATTCAGGCTGATGTTCCTCGCGCTGAGCACAAAAGGAATTCCAATGATGGTCGTGCACAACAGCATTCCCACAATGGTCCCAGCACCGAAAACCAGAATGTACAGGAGACCCTCCCACTCCGTTTGTACGGTAGACATGGTCAAAAGCACCATAGCCGCACTTCCAGCCAATCCGTGAACCATGCCGATAAAGGCTGACTTGGCAAAGGACGTCTTTCCTTTCTCATGACTAGAATCCTCACGCTGTCCTGCCGAGTGTAAGTGATGATGCGAATTTCCATGATGAGCGTGACTGTGCAACTGAATTTTCCCTTTTCGTAACGAAACAATACTGGTCAACCCGAGGTAAACGAGCATGATTCCGACGATAAATTCCAAGGACATGGCCCATGTCTCCGGAATGGCACCCTTCATAAAAATCAACAGCATCCCTACGACTAGCAGAGTCAAGGTATGACCGCTCCCCCAGAAGACTCCAGCCAACGAAGCCTTACCGAGTTTTTTCGTATGACTCGCAATCGTGGATACGGCGATCACGTGATCTGGCTCCATCGCATGTTTGATCCCCACGACAAAACCAATAGACAATACGGTAAGGAAACTCGCTTCCATAGTACACCCGCTTTCCTCTTGTTTTCTCTGGCACTGCACTCCAATAAACAGCCTGTTCCAAGCGACCTTTATCTTCATCACTGTCGTGGTGACGATCTCTTTGGCTTTCGATTCGAGCATCCGCTCCTGTCGAACAATCAGGAGTATGTCTGATTTTACCATGGCTCACCAACCTTTTCGCAAGATTTTTTGTCTTGTCCACAACAAAAAGAAACCGCCTTTTCAGGCGGTTTCTCTGTCTTTCACTTCAATCTTTGCTTGTACCCTGTCAAAAAAGAAAGCATCACATGGACTGCTGTTTTGACCGTCGCTTCTCCCCGGTCTTTGAAAGGATCGAGGCAAACCATATCCATCGCTTTCACTTTGTAGCACAAGCCTGCGACATGCACCGCTTCGAACAGCTCATCACTGCTCATCCCGCCAGGTGTCGATGCGGGAACACCAGGACCATAGCTGCTATCGAGGACATCCATATCCACAGTCAAATAAATCGCATCCACTCGTTGGCTGAGCGACTCCAGTGCTTCCTTGACCGTTTGCGCGACACCTTGTTTGCGTGCTTCTCGCAGCGTCGTATAACAAACGCCCACTTCATCGGCATATGTCTTGAGCGAACGCGCATTGAAAAATCCGTGCAGACCTATATTGTGGACATCCTCGCCCTTGACTGTTCCACTTTCAATCAAGTTGCGTACAGGAGTGCCGTTGGAAGGCCCGTTATCAGCTAAATCACGCAGATCAAAATGCGTGTCGAGCTGCAGGATACCGACTCGGTCATGTGGATGAGCATCCTTGTAGCCTTTGATCAGCATCGCTGTAATCGAGTGATCGCCGCCCATCATCACAGGAAGTACCTGCGGATGATGGGTGCGCATCGCCTGCATCGCTTCTCGAATATTTTGGTGGCACCGGGCAATATCCGTGACGTGCTGACGGACATCGCCCAGATCGACCACGCGCATCTCACTCAGGTCGACATCATGATCCAGATTGTAGGTCGTAAAATACTTCCACGCCCGTCGCATCGCATCCGGATTTTCACTGGCAGCAGAAGCCGAGATGGACGAGCGTGACAGAGGTATCCCTAGAATGGTTGCATCCACAGCCGACCAATCGGTTTGATCCGCATGCGCCACTTCCAGCGTTTCGATCCATTCGTTTACTTTTGGTTCCGCAGGAGCAGCGCTTCTGTCCCAGGCAAAGCTGGGAGGCTTCAGAAGAGGATAGGGGTAGCTCTTCACACCAATGCCCCTCCCGACACAACGACCGCACCTTTTTTGATCACGGTATGTACGTGGTTCACCCCATACCGATACTGTAGAGTCATAAAGTCTGGTACATCAAAAACCGTAATATCTGCACGTTTGCCTACCTCGATACTACCGATCTCATGAGCACGCTTGATCGCGTGAGCTGCATTAATGGTTGCTGCTGTAAGCACTTCTGCCGGTGTCATCCCCATTTTGAGGCAACCAAGGTTCATGACGAGTGGCATCGATACGGTTGGCGAAGATCCTGGATTGCAATCCGTAGAAATGGCGACAGCTACTCCCGCATCGATCATTTTGCGTCCATTTGCAGACTCCGCCATCAAGAAAAAGGCTGTTCCCGGTAAGAGGACCGCGATGACACCTGCCTCAGCCATTCGCTGAATACCGTGATCCGATGCGCGCAGCAAATGGTCAGCAGATACCGCTCCGATCGTTGCAGCCAATTCCGCGCCTTCGTACGGCTCGATTTCATCCGCATGAATCTTCGGCAAAAGCCCGTGTAAGACACCCGCTTCCAAGATGCGACGCGACTGCTCCGGAGTAAATACCCCCCGCTCGCAAAAGACGTCGTTGAACTCAGCAAGCTTGCGGCGGGCCACTTCCGGGATCATCTCCTGGATCACCAGATCGACGAAAGCATCCGGATTCTCCCGGTAATCCTTAGGGACGGCATGCGCTCCCATAAAAGTACTGACGAGATCGACCGGGTGTTCTTCGTGCAATTGCTTTGCCACTTCGAGCTGTTTGATTTCATCCTCTAGCGTCAGACCATACCCACTTTTCGCTTCGACAGTTGTGACCCCATGTAAAAGAAACAGGTCGAGACGCTTCTTGCTTTCCGTATACAGCTGCTCATGAGAAGCATTTCGCGTGGCAGCCGTCGTGGCGTGAATCCCTCCACCGTTGTTCATGATCTCCATATAAGTAGCGCCACCCAGCCGCATGTTGAATTCATTTTGGCGAGTGCCAGCATGCACCAGATGAGTGTGTGGATCGATCAGCCCTGGCGTTACCAAGCGTCCTGATGCATCGATCATCTCCGCTTCCGCTGCGCGGTCACGGTACACTTCCTCCATCTCCGCATCCGTTCCGACGCGCTCGATGCGACCATTTTCCAGCCAAACGCTACCGTCTTCGATGATCGACAATTCATTCATTCGTCCACCCACGACTGGCGAGGAAGAACCGCCAGCCAGCGTGACGAGCTGGCTAGCGTGGCGAATCCAAACGGGTCTGGTCATTGAGATCACTCCTCCATCATCGGGATGTGTACACCTTTTTCTTTTGCTGTCTGGATCGCCAAGTCGTAGCCTGCATCCACGTGACGGACGACGCCCATGCCTGGATCTGTCGTCAGTACTCGCTCAAGGCGCTTCGCTGCTTCAGGAGTACCATCCGCCACAATCACCATTCCTGCATGCAGTGAATAGCCCATGCCGACACCTCCGCCGTGGTGCACCGATACCCAGCTAGCTCCACCTACCGCATTTACCATTGCATTGAGGATCGGCCAGTCTGCCACCGCATCGCTACCGTCCTTCATCGCTTCTGTCTCGCGATTCGGAGACGCTACCGAGCCCGAGTCCAGATGATCGCGCCCGATGACGATTGGAGCGCTCAGCTCGCCACGTGCGACCATGTCATTTATGATTTTTCCGAAACGCGCACGCTCCCCATAGCCGAGCCAGCAAATACGCGAAGGCAAGCCCTGGAACTGAATACGTTCCTGCGCCATGCGAATCCAATTGCACAGATGCGTGTTATAGGAAAACTCTCGGAGGATGACTTCGTCTGTTTTATAAATATCTTCCGGATCACCGGACAGTGCTACCCAGCGGAAAGGACCTTTTCCTTCGCAAAATTGTGGTCGGATGTATGCGGGAACAAAGCCTGGGAAACGGAACGCGTCTTCTACCCCTTCGTTTTTCGCCACTTGCCGAATGTTGTTGCCGTAGTCAAACGTGACGGCTCCTTTTTCCTGCATGGCCAGCATGGCACGAACGTGCTCGGCGATGCTCGCTTTCGAACGCACCTCGTACTCTTTGGAATCACGAACGCGCAGCTCTGCCGCTTCCTCCAGGCTCATGCCGATGGGAATATAACCATTCAACGGATCGTGTGAAGACGTCTGATCTGTCAAGACATCCGGGATAAAGTCACGAGCCAGCATTGCGTTCAGTACTTCAGGTGCATTGCCTAACAAGCCGATGGAAATTCCTTTTTTCTCCTCCTTGGCTGTTTGTGCCAATCGGATAGCTTCACCCAAGTTATCAGTCATCACATCAAGATACTTGGTGTCCAAACGACGCTGGATCCGGGTCGGGTCGACTTCGATGTTGATGCTGACGCCACCGTTCAAAGAAACCGCTAGTGGCTGTGCGCCCCCCATTCCACCCAAGCCTGCCGTGACGGTGATCGTACCGGCCAACGTTCCCTCAAAGTGCTGACGACCCAGCTCAGCGAACGTCTCATACGTTCCTTGCACAATGCCTTGGCTGCCGATGTAAATCCAGCTACCAGCCGTCATCTGTCCATACATCATCAGGCCTTTTTTATCGAGCTCATGGAAATGCTCCCACGTCGCCCATGCAGGGACAAGGTTGGAGTTTGCCAGCAATACGCGAGGTGCATCTGTGTGTGTTTTGAAAACCGCAACTGGTTTGCCAGACTGAACCAAGAGCGTTTCGTCACTCTCTAGATTTTTCAATGTTTTGACAATAGCATCAAAACAATCCCAGTTACGAGCTGCCTTACCAATCCCACCGTATACGACCAGATCTTCCGTCCGCTCGGCGACATCCGGGTTGAGGTTGTTCAACAGCATGCGCAATGCTGCTTCCTGCACCCAGCCTTTCGTGTGCAGTTTCGTACCGGAGAAGTCTTGAATCATCTGTTGAATCGTTTGCGTTTGTGTCATTGTCATCTTGTCCACCTTCTTTTCTCCAGAATCTTTCTTACTCTCAGTATAGAAAAGAAAAAAAGTACAAAAAAGGCACCTCCCTTTCGAAATGGTGCCAGTTCTTTCGATGAAAGAGGAGCAACCAACGGTCATTGCCCCGAATGATCACTCTTTTTTTTCGATTTCTATACTTTTTTTTGATTTCGCAATAAACGAGGGGTTGTCCCCGTTTTTTCCTTAAAAATTTTGCTGAAATAATTCGGGTTTACAAATCCAGTGCGCATAGCCACCTCTTGAACAGACAAAGAAGTTTCCAGCAAAAGCCGCTGTGCTTCCTTCATTCGTAAATTATTCAGTAATTGACGGAACGATATGCCTTGTCTTTTACTCAACAGGGTACTAAAGTAGGCAGGGCTCCGATCCACATGACGCGCTACGTCTTCCAGTCGCAAATCTGGATCGGTGTAGCGACCTTCTATATAGCGGATCGCCAGCTCGATCAAATCTACTCGAGCCTCTTCCTTTTGGTGATGAACCGAGTCAATCAGCGAGTAAATAAACAGCAGCAGCTCCTGCACGATCCGATACAAGATCGGGGAATACAGGATCGTCTCGAATACGCGGTGGTAGCCTTCTTCTACCTTCCCGTGATCCAATCCATGCGCCTTCATGTATCGCCTCACCTGCGCCAAAATACTGGTTAGTCGAATACGCAGCAACCCTGGCTCCGGATATGGCTCTTCCTTGTAAAAGAATTGACGGTACATCCATTGCTTGAGCTCTTCCTTATTTCCATCGTGAAGCATATCGATCCAGGATCTCTGCTCCGAAGGACTCAAGAAGGGATCTATCATCGTCCAAGCGATGCGATTCCTGACAACGGAGACTTGGCGGTAGCCTTTAAAGAAACGAATGTGCAGAGCTTGGCTCGCATCGATATACGTTTGGTTCAAATCCTCCAGAGGGGTATCGGAATGGTACATGACCAGTGACAGTGGATCGTCAAAAGTGGCTTCCCAATCCCGAAGCAGTCTTTTTCCCACTTGTTGTAGATGTGGCAAGGGATCCGAATCCTCCACAGAAAAAATCCCGACAATCGCGTCGCTCAACGGAAGCAAAATCGGCGGTTCACGAAATGGGTACGCTTCCAAGAAACGCAAAAGCTCCGGGTGTCGATTGGAATCTTCCAGTTGGGCAAGTAAAAGTGGGTATGGCCTTGACGACTTTTGCTTGGGAAAAAACAACTCCAGATAAGAAACCGGATCGACTCCGCCCGCCTTGCCTTGCGCCTCACACCCGACCATCTTGCCATCGTTTCTTTCCTGGCAATACCTCGTCAGGACCCGCCTGATCGTCTCCGGCGTCTGTGGTTTCAGCCACAGGTCACGTGCATTCAGCTCGATCCCTTGCATCGCTCGCTCGAAAGTCGCTTCCGCCGTCATGACCAGGACGAGCGGTCGATATTGCTCGACCAGTAGCTTGAGCGTTTCCCACTCTCCACGTCCGATCATGTCTAATTCCAGGCAAAGCACATCAGGCCTATGGGACTCCATGCATTCAATGACTTCTGCCATTGTAGCTGCCGCATAGGCCTGATCGTATGGGATGGCGCAGCTCGTAATTAACCAGCCGATTCCGATTCGTTCATTGGCATCACGGTCCGCGATCAAGATGCTGGGCATGCAGAACCCTCCTTTACTTTGGCAGAAGATTGCGACATACGATTCAAAAACAAAGGTTGCCCACGTTCGGACAACCCTCGTTTATTACGATGTAAATGGATTTTCGATCATCGTTCCCATCACGTGATCGACCGGGATGAAACCAATCTCCCGGGAATCCGTGCTATGGTTGCGGTTGTCCCCCATCACAAAGATGTGATTTGCTGGGACTGTCATTTTACCATCCGCTACATAATCCATCGTTTCTTTGATATACGGCTCGTTCAATGCTTTTCCATTCCGGTAGACCTTGCTATCTTTAAATTCCAATACATCACCTGGTTTGCCAATGACACGCTTGACGTACATGGAATGGTCATCTCCTGTGCCTGTCAGCATACCCACAAGCGGATGACTCGTCACATCGTCCAGGAAGGAACGATTTCTTTCTACGCGACTGTCAATCACGACGATGTCACCATAATTCGGCAAATAGTTGAACGTATGGGCTAGTTTACTCACGTATATGCGCTGTTGGTCTTGCAGGGTCGGATCCATGGAATGACCATCCACCTTGTATGGCTGGAACACAAAGATTCCGAGGACCAGGGCGAAGATGACAGCAAATCCAATAGAACGGACCCATCCTACGATCTCTCTTAATTTCATGTGTCTATCCTCCCTCCAGTATGAAAAATCGCATTGCTAGAGTCATGATACCACAAAAAGAGCGCCAATCCAAAAAGGTTGGCTATCACGTAGCCAACCACAAGGGAAATACAGTGTTGTTAATTTACGGTAGATTGTGTTCCTTGATTTTGCGAAACAAAGTGGCACGGCTGATCCCCAAAAGACGCGCCGCATCCTCTTTACTCTGATTGGCTAGCGAAACCACCTTCAATGCTTGGCGAATCGCTGCTCGCTCTCTGTCTTTCAGATTCAGTAATTCGTCCAGCGGAACAACCGCCTCCGCTTCTTCTACTCCCACACCTTGTTCTTTCTTGGCAGGAATGGAGA is a window from the Brevibacillus choshinensis genome containing:
- a CDS encoding IclR family transcriptional regulator gives rise to the protein MEEQKANVRAVERGLDILLCFTDATDLGLSEISSRLSLHKSTVHRLLATLENKGFLIRDVQTEKYRLGFRIWELSANLTHNDDPAIMLLPEMERLRDLVEETISLYVRDGNERIRIQAVQSKQPIRRVAPIGARMPLTVGASSKVLVAYTEESVAQELLQDPDWPDFVSRESYAEQLEQIKQQGFATSVEERELGTAAVAAPIFNRNGQLVASIAASGPSNRLTQEKMRQYAPFIKEAAYRMGKMMK
- a CDS encoding YheC/YheD family protein — encoded protein: MARSETKLTKYYVLRASSPLVGALPHTRPFSKRSLYAFLDRYRKVIAKPASGSGGAGVIMISSHGQSSYRVQRGATRRTTRGKKGTYLYLRRNIRTRYLVQRCISLARINGRPFDVRVMVQRRSGSHWVVTGMLAKVAGRGYIITNVKRSGGRVLPLRTAIRRASIRRSSTDAIIARLHRIALLAANRLATYYTHQRVFGLDMGIDANGRVWIIEANLRPDISLFLKLSDKQMYRKIVSYQ
- a CDS encoding aldo/keto reductase produces the protein MATHITDSSVLNNGVKMPWLGLGVWKVKDGDEVTLAVRSAIEAGYRSIDTAAVYGNEVGVGDGIRQAGIDRDQLFITTKVWNADQGYESTLKAFDDSVKKLGIETLDLYLIHWPVKGKYVETWKALEKLYRDGYVRAIGVSNFHSHHLEDLRQNSEVTPVVNQVEYHPLLTQKELLAYCQEHHIQMEAWSPLMQGNLDHPLLVELGQKYGKSPAQIVIRWDLDKQVVTIPKSITPERIRQNADVFDFSLSAEDVEKINALNENKRFGADPDNFNF
- a CDS encoding pyridoxamine 5'-phosphate oxidase family protein; its protein translation is MHGFEKFREVITEESQLRELLGEPSRLVQNKSINHLDEHCRDYIAKAPFLILSTADVDGNCDASPRGDAPGFVHVLDDRHLVIPERPGNKRMDSLRNVLANPHVGLIFIIPTLEETLRINGRACVMRDPEVLEKMAVNGKVPAVGIAVQVEECYVHCAKAFMRSGLWNPEKWPQKESIPNMSQVLADHVKLPDVTAKDVASSLADSYKNRLY
- a CDS encoding GntR family transcriptional regulator, yielding MKVSVNETLSIPIHVQLKEQIKTLIHERLYQPQEQLPSARELAGFLRMNGNTVQKAYTELEQEGYVQTNSDDGVFVHSQPPHGSDRILGAALDQELDMEMSQEQPDDPHAFSGTSMTMGYSLRKATKPVLLFVECNVPQAQEYAVELEKATGYVVKPCLIKDLDLLGSSIQSGYYDLIVTTFLHVEEVQPIITRLCGENEPKVIACLMESNLQSIKRLHELPAGSKVGIAGTTWQGADNFRQSIVNAEMSHVELLIGSLEYPASLDAIIEAKPDLIVSTSIVSSYLQRLSRYTPMMVEDRCLSAQSVHYIQQYVEGKRALYDNMND
- a CDS encoding HoxN/HupN/NixA family nickel/cobalt transporter, whose protein sequence is MEASFLTVLSIGFVVGIKHAMEPDHVIAVSTIASHTKKLGKASLAGVFWGSGHTLTLLVVGMLLIFMKGAIPETWAMSLEFIVGIMLVYLGLTSIVSLRKGKIQLHSHAHHGNSHHHLHSAGQREDSSHEKGKTSFAKSAFIGMVHGLAGSAAMVLLTMSTVQTEWEGLLYILVFGAGTIVGMLLCTTIIGIPFVLSARNISLNAALTRITGIISVAFGCYYMYNLGISEGLFQMWMQAV
- a CDS encoding agmatinase family protein, whose amino-acid sequence is MKSYPYPLLKPPSFAWDRSAAPAEPKVNEWIETLEVAHADQTDWSAVDATILGIPLSRSSISASAASENPDAMRRAWKYFTTYNLDHDVDLSEMRVVDLGDVRQHVTDIARCHQNIREAMQAMRTHHPQVLPVMMGGDHSITAMLIKGYKDAHPHDRVGILQLDTHFDLRDLADNGPSNGTPVRNLIESGTVKGEDVHNIGLHGFFNARSLKTYADEVGVCYTTLREARKQGVAQTVKEALESLSQRVDAIYLTVDMDVLDSSYGPGVPASTPGGMSSDELFEAVHVAGLCYKVKAMDMVCLDPFKDRGEATVKTAVHVMLSFLTGYKQRLK
- the hutI gene encoding imidazolonepropionase; the protein is MTRPVWIRHASQLVTLAGGSSSPVVGGRMNELSIIEDGSVWLENGRIERVGTDAEMEEVYRDRAAEAEMIDASGRLVTPGLIDPHTHLVHAGTRQNEFNMRLGGATYMEIMNNGGGIHATTAATRNASHEQLYTESKKRLDLFLLHGVTTVEAKSGYGLTLEDEIKQLEVAKQLHEEHPVDLVSTFMGAHAVPKDYRENPDAFVDLVIQEMIPEVARRKLAEFNDVFCERGVFTPEQSRRILEAGVLHGLLPKIHADEIEPYEGAELAATIGAVSADHLLRASDHGIQRMAEAGVIAVLLPGTAFFLMAESANGRKMIDAGVAVAISTDCNPGSSPTVSMPLVMNLGCLKMGMTPAEVLTAATINAAHAIKRAHEIGSIEVGKRADITVFDVPDFMTLQYRYGVNHVHTVIKKGAVVVSGGALV